In the Gossypium raimondii isolate GPD5lz chromosome 9, ASM2569854v1, whole genome shotgun sequence genome, one interval contains:
- the LOC105799695 gene encoding serine/threonine-protein kinase D6PKL1, with amino-acid sequence MGSYSGTCEIVEASEESEPVQQSRWQYQPNSGLGARDKDRKPNALKMGYKDSLEDDINQLFEAINLKGPKGLSVSYQGGASSSSLKKNAMKKPIAVGMPRSPRIGGSDSLSLKQALRDLCISKASEMAAMKRLSMSTSSPVASEAGRIKNWFNSVVVEPAGGSGLHRDENKRDMVEVSLVPEESKSTSRMTAVSHEAPQNKSLSQRANSSPRFAGARPEISTDTSVSTPTDVSASLEVESQAPKAELHQKEKHSSAFFPSCSYADDDMLEPENTLPGSNKLPERASTPKSVRKGRSQIVSSSSSISGKRVSRMTRNAPRVAKIVVRNKSSSGKKKIKQGSSSAANTFSEVTSSLDSTAGQLVCQRCHCSLKSSNNESNQESVKLQSAGISTEVSSSHVNSDVRKPTLMVNNSNSSVAAVPRAKKSPKSREKGHFSQSSSSLGDSTSTSISDDSNLSRYSCSNKPHMSKDVRWAAIRHIKMQEGVLGLRHFNLLKKLGCGDIGTVYLAELIGTNCLFAIKVMDNEFLARRKKLPRAQTEKEILRMLDHPFLPTLYTQFTSDNLSCLVMEYCPGGDLHVLRQRQPGRYFPEPAARFYVAEVLLALEYLHMLGVVYRDLKPENILVREDGHIMLTDFDLSLRCTVSPTLLKTSSNLDPARMSGPGTGSSCIEPFCIEPSCQVTCFSPRFLPAAAKTKRKAKSDLVAQVRSLPQLVAEPTDARSNSFVGTHEYLAPEIIKGEGHGAAVDWWTFGIFLYELLYGRTPFKGAGNEETLTNVVLEGLKFPDSPLVSFQARDLIRGLLVKEPENRLGTEKGAAEIKQHPFFEGLNWALIRCAVPPELPELYEFGIPSMKSPEAESNYLECKATGDHLEFELF; translated from the exons ATGGGTTCATATTCTGGTACTTGCGAAATAGTTGAAGCAAGCGAAGAGTCGGAACCAGTACAACAATCTCGATGGCAGTACCAACCAAATTCAGGATTGGGTGCACGTGACAAAGATAGAAAGCCTAATGCGCTGAAAATGGGGTATAAGGATTCTCTAGAAGATGATATTAATCAGCTTTTTGAGGCTATCAATCTGAAAGGTCCCAAAGGTTTAAGTGTTTCATACCAAGGAGGTGCGAGCTCAAGCTCTTTAAAGAAAAATGCAATGAAGAAGCCAATTGCAGTGGGGATGCCCCGCTCTCCTAGAATTGGTGGTTCAGATTCACTGTCTCTGAAGCAGGCACTTAGGGATCTTTGCATTTCTAAGGCATCGGAAATGGCTGCTATGAAACGGTTATCAATGTCAACTAGTTCTCCTGTGGCGTCTGAAGCTGGAAGGATAAAAAATTGGTTCAATTCAGTTGTAGTTGAACCTGCTGGTGGATCTGGTCTTCACAGAGATGAAAACAAGAGGGACATGGTTGAAGTATCTTTGGTGCCTGAAGAAAGCAAATCAACTTCTAGAATGACTGCTGTGTCACATGAAGCTCCCCAGAATAAGTCTTTGAGCCAAAGAGCTAATTCTTCTCCCCGATTTGCTGGTGCAAGACCAGAAATTAGCACTGACACTTCTGTATCAACTCCAACTGATGTTTCTGCATCACTAGAAGTTGAAAGTCAAGCACCAAAGGCAGAGTTGCATCAGAAAGAGAAGCATTCATCTGCATTTTTTCCGTCTTGTTCTTATGCTGATGATGATATGTTAGAGCCTGAAAATACTCTGCCTGGTTCAAACAAGTTGCCAGAAAGAGCATCAACGCCAAAGTCGGTACGAAAAGGCAGGTCGCAAATTGTTTCTTCTTCTAGCTCAATTAGTGGCAAAAGAGTAAGCAGGATGACGAGAAATGCACCACGGGTGGCCAAAATAGTTGTTAGGAACAAAAGTAGTTCTGgcaagaagaaaataaagcagGGCTCCTCTTCTGCTGCTAATACTTTCAGTGAAGTAACTAGCAGCTTGGATTCCACTGCAGGTCAGTTAGTTTGTCAGAGGTGCCACTGTTCTTTGAAGAGTTCAAATAACGAATCTAATCAAGAATCTGTGAAGTTGCAGTCAGCTGGGATTAGTACTGAAGTGAGCTCAAGTCATGTGAATTCTGATGTGCGCAAACCAACATTGATGGTAAATAACTCTAACAGCAGCGTTGCTGCTGTTCCAAGGGCTAAAAAGAGCCCAAAATCAAGAGAAAAGGGACACTTCTCCCAAAGTTCCAGTAGCCTTGGTGATAGTACTAGCACAAGCATCAGTGATGACAGCAATTTAAGTAGGTATAGCTGTAGCAACAAACCTCACATGTCAAAGGATGTGAGGTGGGCAGCCATCCGCCACATTAAGATGCAGGAAGGGGTCTTGGGGTTGCGgcattttaatcttttaaagaAGCTTGGTTGTGGAGATATTGGGACGGTATATCTTGCTGAGCTTATTGGTACAAACTGCTTGTTTGCTATAAAAGTCATGGACAATGAATTTTTGGCAAGAAGGAAGAAATTGCCAAGGGCCCAAACAGAGAAAGAAATATTACGGATGCTTGATCACCCTTTTCTCCCTACTTTATATACCCAATTCACTTCAGATAACTTATCATGTTTAGTTATGGAGTACTGTCCTGGTGGGGACCTGCATGTCCTTCGGCAAAGGCAGCCTGGGAGATATTTTCCTGAGCCAGCAGCTAG GTTTTACGTAGCTGAAGTCCTGCTTGCTTTGGAGTACTTGCACATGCTTGGAGTTGTTTACCGTGATTTGAAACCAGAAAACATTCTGGTTCGAGAAGATGGCCACATAATGCTCACAGATTTTGACCTTTCACTTAGATGCACAGTTAGTCCAACTCTCCTGAAAACTTCATCAAATTTGGATCCTGCTAGGATGTCTGGTCCGGGCACAGGATCTAGCTGCATAGAACCCTTCTGCATTGAGCCATCTTGTCAAGTCACATGCTTCAGTCCTAGGTTCTTGCCTGCTGCTGCAAAAACCAAGAGGAAGGCAAAATCTGACCTTGTTGCCCAAGTCAGATCACTGCCACAGCTTGTGGCTGAGCCTACTGATGCAAGATCCAATTCCTTTGTTGGGACGCACGAGTACTTGGCTCCTGAGATCATTAAAGGAGAGGGTCATGGAGCTGCTGTTGATTGGTGGACCTTCGGTATCTTTCTTTACGAGCTTCTCTATGGTAGGACACCTTTTAAAGGTGCAGGTAATGAAGAAACGTTAACTAATGTTGTGCTAGAGGGCCTTAAGTTCCCGGACAGCCCTCTTGTGAGTTTCCAGGCAAGGGATCTCATCAGAGGGCTGCTGGTGAAGGAGCCTGAGAATCGGCTGGGAACAGAAAAAGGGGCTGCAGAAATCAAGCAACATCCTTTCTTTGAAGGCTTGAATTGGGCTTTGATACGATGTGCTGTTCCACCAGAACTGCCAGAGTTGTATGAATTTGGGATTCCGAGCATGAAGTCCCCGGAAGCAGAGAGCAATTATTTGGAATGTAAAGCTACAGGAGACCACCTTGAATTTGAGCTGTTTTGA
- the LOC105797951 gene encoding uncharacterized protein LOC105797951 encodes MVDGQWRRTGPLARFEVRWMVQVMRGRKQKRKSDRLFNPTLTTAKEISVDGATQWFQVMSDARGWGAGMRQRWRQRCRKHATQKGLGTLGFAAAESLLWAIRFGLRVQLGLLG; translated from the exons ATGGTCGACGGGCAGTGGCGAAGGACTGGGCCTTTAGCCCGCTTTGAAGTCCGGTGGATGGTCCAGGTGATGAGAGGCCGAAAGCAAAAAAGGAAATCTGACCGACTCTTTAACCCGACTCTGACGACGGCAAAGGAGATCTCCGTCGACGGAGCTACGCAGTGGTTCCAG GTGATGTCAGACGCGCGTGGATGGGGCGCTGGCATGCGGCAGCGCTGGAGGCAGAGGTGCAGGAAGCATGCGACGCAAAAAGGGTTAGGGACCCTAGGGTTTGCTGCTGCTGAAAGTTTGTTATGGGCTATTAGATTTGGGCTTAGGGTTCAATTAGGCTTGCTAGGTTAA